A window from Kovacikia minuta CCNUW1 encodes these proteins:
- a CDS encoding beta strand repeat-containing protein produces the protein MPDIAGNTLGTATPLNLTSSIQTFPDTVTPIANDYYRFTLSNRSSFNLSLTDLTADANVSLLDGTGNLLTINGTLQNSTNQGTFAESINTVLEAGTYYIQIAPGGSVTSADYTLNVAIGNNLSSDIVWRNYSTGQDVVWLMNGVSLSASASLPLVKSAALKIQGVGDFNQDGMTDLLWRDYGTGNNVVWLMNGVNYSTAISLPALTNLNWQIQGVADFNGDNKSDIVWRNYSTGQNIVWLMNGLAYSTAIALSSVTDVKWQIQGTGDFNGDNKSDIVWRNYSTGQNLVWLMNGLTYSTAQFITPLTNLSWQIQGTGDFNKDGKSDLLWRNFATGDNVIWLMNGLTYSTAQTIPKLSDTNWRAISPFITTGTPTPIDVAGNTLTNAFKIGNNLSGNGTYRDSTGGTDATDYYQFTLGTASNIDLSLTGLAANLDLRLLSSSGIVLQSSTLGGAIAESISSTLSAGTYYIQVYPASSNSSTYALNLAVNNLPVLVTNLDLVVTEGLAATISNSVLQVIDNDNTPAQLTYTLGNLPTRGNLLLNGATLSTGATFTQADIDSGNKLSYQHDGSETLTDVFSFTVSDGVGGILSSNTFDIAVTPANDQPVLTLPTGTLTADQGANAAISGITISDPDVANGSVTVTLSAANGLLSVGLKTGLTFIQGTGTQDATMRFSGTLSTVNTALTSLIYRSNSTFKGTDTIAINVNDNGNTGVGGPLSDSKSLDVVVTPINKPPLITLPASPIANEDTNLTISGISISDIDGNGGPVTVSLTAVHGVVSLSSTSGITLVTGTGSQDRNVTFTGTLASVNAVLNNLVYLGSKDFNGADSITIEVNDSVSTGNGGIPLSDTQTLAITVDPVNDAPLLTVPGTQTANENTNLRITGISLSDVDAGNSNVTVNLTAGNGTLSLTSTTGLTFTSGNGNQNASMIFSGSLAAVNSALNSLVYKGNPNFNGTDTIDVRVNDNGNTGAGIALSDSEAIAVNVLGVNNAPVITVPLAPAANTGTNLNITGVSIADPDAGSGLMKVTIAAANGVLSIPTTGLTLLQGNGNQNSRITFEGTLAAVNTALANLVYRSFIGFTGFETISISANDGGNSGIGTPLSDTKTLFINVGGAINNPPTANNDSYNILRNGTLTVSGTGVLGNDVDSDGPSLNATLVNLPTNGTLSFSPSGSFIYTPNANFVGTDTFTYRASDGIATSNLATVSISVAAPINNAPVANQDSFSFNEDTSYSNNVLLNDTDLEDTRPQTAQLGNGPSHALNFNLNPDGSFNYTPVANFNGADSFTYVAKDSSGATSGTATVSLTVNPVNDTPVAVDDNFPAFNEDTPFSGNVLLNDTDVEDTRPSTAQLITGPANDPNFTLNADGSFNYTPAANFNGSDTFTYIAKDSSGASSGTATVTLTVNPVNDLPIAVNDNYTVSAGGSLNNNVLLNDTDIEDAQPQTAQLISGPASDPNFTLNADGSFTYTPAMALPATASPTLPRIPVERVRIRQRSTSR, from the coding sequence ATGCCGGACATCGCAGGGAACACTCTAGGGACAGCCACCCCACTCAATCTCACCTCTAGCATTCAAACTTTCCCAGACACTGTCACCCCTATTGCGAACGATTACTACCGCTTCACCCTCAGTAATCGCAGTAGCTTCAATTTGTCGCTAACGGATCTTACCGCTGATGCCAATGTTTCATTGTTAGATGGTACAGGCAATCTGTTGACCATTAATGGCACGTTGCAAAATTCGACTAACCAGGGCACCTTTGCTGAATCAATTAACACCGTCCTGGAGGCAGGCACCTATTACATTCAAATCGCCCCAGGAGGTTCGGTCACCAGTGCTGATTACACCTTGAATGTGGCGATCGGCAACAACCTCAGTTCGGATATCGTTTGGCGCAACTATTCCACCGGGCAGGATGTGGTGTGGTTGATGAACGGCGTCTCCCTAAGTGCCAGTGCCTCCCTCCCACTGGTCAAAAGTGCCGCTTTGAAAATTCAGGGTGTGGGGGATTTCAACCAGGACGGCATGACCGATCTCCTCTGGCGCGACTATGGCACGGGCAATAACGTAGTCTGGCTGATGAATGGCGTCAACTACAGCACGGCCATTTCCCTTCCTGCTTTAACAAACTTGAACTGGCAAATTCAAGGGGTTGCAGACTTTAACGGTGACAACAAATCCGATATTGTCTGGCGCAATTATTCGACTGGGCAGAACATTGTCTGGTTGATGAATGGGTTGGCATACAGTACTGCGATCGCACTTTCTTCTGTGACTGATGTGAAGTGGCAAATTCAGGGAACGGGAGACTTTAATGGTGACAACAAATCCGATATTGTCTGGCGCAACTATTCTACTGGGCAAAATTTAGTCTGGTTGATGAATGGGTTGACCTACAGCACTGCCCAATTCATTACTCCCCTGACCAATTTGAGCTGGCAAATCCAAGGCACCGGAGACTTTAACAAGGACGGTAAATCAGACCTGCTCTGGCGCAACTTCGCCACCGGGGACAATGTGATCTGGTTGATGAATGGGTTAACCTACAGCACTGCCCAAACGATTCCAAAGCTCTCAGATACCAACTGGCGTGCGATTTCACCGTTCATCACCACGGGCACCCCCACGCCCATTGATGTTGCGGGCAACACCCTGACTAATGCCTTCAAAATTGGCAACAACCTGAGTGGCAATGGCACTTACCGCGATTCAACCGGGGGAACGGATGCCACAGACTATTACCAGTTCACCCTGGGGACAGCAAGTAACATCGATCTGTCATTAACTGGACTGGCTGCAAATTTAGATTTACGTCTTCTCAGCAGCAGCGGAATTGTGCTCCAAAGTTCGACCCTGGGGGGCGCGATCGCCGAATCTATTAGCAGTACACTCAGCGCGGGTACCTACTACATTCAGGTATATCCTGCCAGCAGCAACAGTAGCACCTATGCGCTGAATCTGGCAGTAAATAATTTACCAGTTCTGGTAACCAACCTCGACCTGGTGGTTACAGAAGGACTGGCTGCCACGATCAGTAACAGTGTTTTGCAAGTTATCGACAATGATAATACTCCAGCCCAACTAACCTACACCCTGGGTAACTTGCCCACCAGGGGGAATCTGTTGCTCAATGGAGCCACCCTTTCGACCGGGGCAACCTTTACCCAGGCAGATATCGACAGTGGCAACAAACTGAGCTACCAGCATGATGGCAGCGAAACGCTGACCGATGTCTTCAGCTTCACAGTATCCGATGGTGTCGGTGGTATCCTCAGCAGCAATACATTCGACATCGCGGTTACGCCAGCCAATGACCAACCCGTCCTGACCTTGCCAACAGGCACGCTGACCGCCGATCAGGGAGCCAATGCAGCTATTTCTGGGATTACCATCAGCGACCCGGATGTTGCCAATGGCAGTGTCACCGTTACTCTTTCAGCAGCCAATGGGTTGCTTTCAGTCGGCTTGAAAACTGGCTTGACCTTCATTCAGGGGACAGGCACTCAAGACGCCACAATGCGCTTCTCTGGCACCTTGAGTACCGTCAATACGGCATTAACGTCTCTGATTTACCGCAGTAATTCCACCTTTAAGGGCACAGACACGATCGCGATCAATGTTAATGACAACGGGAACACCGGCGTAGGCGGACCACTTTCAGATAGCAAATCTTTGGATGTGGTGGTGACACCGATCAACAAGCCACCGCTGATTACCCTGCCTGCATCTCCGATCGCTAATGAAGATACCAATCTAACCATTTCAGGAATTAGCATTAGCGACATCGATGGAAATGGTGGCCCCGTTACGGTCAGTTTGACTGCGGTGCATGGGGTGGTTTCGCTCAGTTCCACTTCCGGAATTACTCTGGTAACAGGCACGGGTTCCCAGGATAGGAATGTCACCTTCACTGGAACCCTGGCTTCTGTAAATGCCGTCTTGAACAATCTGGTTTATCTGGGTAGCAAAGACTTTAATGGAGCGGATTCCATTACCATTGAAGTGAACGATAGTGTCAGCACTGGAAATGGTGGCATTCCCCTATCCGATACCCAAACGCTGGCAATCACGGTTGATCCCGTCAATGATGCTCCGCTGCTAACCGTTCCCGGAACCCAGACTGCAAACGAGAATACAAACCTGAGAATCACCGGAATCAGCCTCAGTGACGTGGATGCAGGCAACAGCAATGTGACGGTGAATTTGACGGCTGGCAACGGTACTCTGTCGCTTACATCAACCACAGGATTAACCTTTACCAGTGGCAATGGCAACCAAAACGCCAGTATGATCTTCAGCGGTTCCCTGGCAGCAGTTAACAGTGCGCTGAATTCCCTTGTTTATAAGGGAAATCCCAATTTCAATGGCACCGATACGATCGATGTCAGGGTGAACGACAACGGGAACACGGGGGCTGGAATTGCTCTGAGCGATAGTGAGGCGATCGCAGTCAATGTCCTGGGAGTTAACAATGCACCTGTGATTACGGTACCGCTGGCTCCAGCAGCGAATACCGGCACGAACCTGAACATAACAGGGGTCAGCATTGCCGATCCGGATGCGGGGAGTGGTCTGATGAAAGTGACGATCGCGGCTGCAAATGGAGTGCTTTCCATTCCCACAACCGGTTTGACCTTGCTCCAGGGCAATGGTAATCAAAACAGCAGAATCACCTTTGAGGGCACCCTGGCTGCGGTCAATACTGCCCTGGCAAACCTGGTCTACCGGAGCTTCATTGGCTTCACCGGATTCGAAACCATTTCCATTAGTGCCAATGATGGTGGCAACTCAGGAATTGGTACCCCCCTGTCTGATACCAAAACACTCTTTATCAATGTGGGTGGCGCAATTAACAATCCTCCCACAGCCAATAACGACAGTTACAACATTCTTCGCAATGGCACCCTTACGGTTTCGGGCACCGGAGTGTTAGGAAACGATGTGGACTCGGATGGTCCTTCCCTTAATGCAACTCTAGTCAATCTGCCCACAAACGGTACGCTTTCCTTCAGTCCCAGTGGCTCCTTTATCTATACGCCCAATGCAAACTTTGTGGGCACCGACACCTTTACCTACCGAGCCAGCGACGGCATTGCAACTTCTAATTTAGCAACCGTTTCCATCTCGGTGGCTGCTCCGATCAACAATGCTCCTGTTGCAAATCAAGACAGTTTCAGTTTTAACGAAGACACCTCCTACAGCAACAACGTTCTACTCAACGACACCGATTTAGAGGATACTCGCCCACAAACCGCCCAGTTGGGCAACGGGCCCAGCCATGCTCTTAACTTTAATCTCAATCCGGATGGCAGTTTTAACTATACCCCTGTTGCCAACTTCAATGGTGCCGATAGCTTTACTTATGTCGCCAAAGATTCTAGTGGAGCCACTTCCGGTACCGCGACGGTTAGCTTGACCGTTAATCCGGTGAATGATACACCTGTTGCCGTCGATGACAACTTCCCTGCCTTCAACGAAGACACACCTTTCAGTGGCAACGTGCTGCTGAATGATACCGATGTGGAGGACACCCGACCCTCAACAGCACAACTGATTACGGGACCTGCGAATGACCCGAACTTTACCCTGAATGCCGATGGCAGCTTCAACTACACCCCTGCTGCCAACTTCAATGGCAGCGATACCTTTACTTATATTGCCAAAGACTCCAGTGGAGCGAGTTCGGGTACGGCAACCGTTACCCTGACCGTTAATCCGGTGAATGACTTGCCTATTGCCGTCAATGACAACTACACCGTCAGTGCTGGGGGCAGTCTCAACAACAACGTGTTGCTGAATGACACCGATATCGAAGATGCCCAACCCCAAACTGCCCAGTTGATTAGTGGACCTGCGAGTGACCCGAACTTTACCCTGAATGCCGATGGTAGCTTTACCTACACCCCAGCAATGGCGCTACCAGCGACAGCTTCACCTACATTGCCAAGGATTCCAGTGGAGCGAGTTCGAATACGGCAACGGTCAACCTCACGGTGA
- a CDS encoding Ig-like domain-containing protein, with product MSSQPNTAPVAVDDNFPAFNEDTPFSGNVLLNDTDVEDTRPSTAQLITGPANDPNFTLNADGSFNYTPAANFNGSDTFTYIAKDSSGASSGTATVTLTVNPVNDLPIAVNDNYTVSAGGSLNNNVLLNDTDIEDAQPQTAQLISGPASDPNFTLNADGSFTYTPSNGATSDSFTYIAKDSSGASSNTATVNLTVSSQPNTAPVAVDDNFPAFNEDTPFSGNVLLNDTDVEDTRPSTAQLITGPANDPNFTLNADGSFNYTPAANFNGSDTFTYIAKDSSGASSGTATVTLTVNPVNDLPIAVNDNYTVSAGGSLNNNVLLNDTDIEDAQPQTAQLISGPASDPNFTLNADGSFTYTPAMALPATASPTLPRIPVERVRIRQRSTSR from the coding sequence GTGAGCAGCCAGCCGAATACTGCTCCAGTTGCAGTTGATGACAACTTCCCGGCTTTCAACGAAGACACGCCCTTTAGTGGCAATGTGCTGCTGAATGATACCGATGTGGAGGACACCCGACCCTCAACAGCACAACTGATTACGGGACCTGCGAATGACCCGAACTTTACCCTGAATGCCGATGGCAGCTTCAACTACACCCCTGCTGCCAACTTCAATGGCAGCGATACCTTTACTTATATTGCCAAAGACTCCAGTGGAGCGAGTTCGGGTACGGCAACCGTTACCCTGACCGTTAATCCGGTGAATGACTTGCCTATTGCCGTCAATGACAACTACACCGTCAGTGCTGGGGGCAGTCTCAACAACAACGTGTTGCTGAATGACACCGATATCGAAGATGCCCAACCCCAAACTGCCCAATTGATTAGTGGACCTGCGAGTGACCCGAACTTTACCCTGAATGCCGATGGTAGCTTTACCTACACCCCCAGCAATGGCGCTACCAGCGACAGCTTCACCTACATTGCCAAGGATTCCAGTGGAGCGAGTTCGAATACGGCAACGGTCAACCTCACGGTGAGCAGCCAGCCGAATACTGCTCCAGTTGCAGTTGATGACAACTTCCCGGCTTTCAACGAAGACACGCCCTTTAGTGGCAATGTGCTGCTGAATGATACCGATGTGGAGGACACCCGACCCTCAACAGCACAACTGATTACGGGACCTGCGAATGACCCGAACTTTACCCTGAATGCCGATGGCAGCTTCAACTACACCCCTGCTGCCAACTTCAATGGCAGCGATACCTTTACTTATATTGCCAAAGACTCCAGTGGAGCGAGTTCGGGTACGGCAACCGTTACCCTGACCGTTAATCCGGTGAATGACTTGCCTATTGCCGTCAATGACAACTACACCGTCAGTGCTGGGGGCAGTCTCAACAACAACGTGTTGCTGAATGACACCGATATCGAAGATGCCCAACCCCAAACTGCCCAGTTGATTAGTGGACCTGCGAGTGACCCGAACTTTACCCTGAATGCCGATGGTAGCTTTACCTACACCCCAGCAATGGCGCTACCAGCGACAGCTTCACCTACATTGCCAAGGATTCCAGTGGAGCGAGTTCGAATACGGCAACGGTCAACCTCACGGTGA
- a CDS encoding Ig-like domain-containing protein, giving the protein MSSQPNTAPVAVYDNFPAFNEDTPFSGNVLLNDTDVEDTRPSTAQLITGPANDPNFTLNADGSFNYTPAANFNGSDTFTYIRQRLQWSEFGYGNRYPDR; this is encoded by the coding sequence GTGAGCAGCCAGCCGAATACTGCTCCAGTTGCAGTTTATGACAACTTCCCGGCTTTCAACGAAGACACGCCCTTTAGTGGCAATGTGCTGCTGAATGATACCGATGTGGAGGACACCCGACCCTCAACAGCACAACTGATTACGGGACCTGCGAATGACCCGAACTTTACCCTGAATGCCGATGGCAGCTTCAACTACACCCCTGCTGCCAACTTCAATGGCAGCGATACCTTTACTTATATTCGCCAAAGACTCCAGTGGAGCGAGTTCGGGTACGGCAACCGTTACCCTGACCGTTAA
- a CDS encoding Ig-like domain-containing protein translates to MAAIPLLIFAKDSSGASSGTATVTLTVNPVNDLPIAVNDNYTVSAGGSLNNNVLLNDTDIEDAQPQTAQLISGPASDPNFTLNADGSFTYTPAMALPATASPTLPRIPVERVRIRQRSTSR, encoded by the coding sequence ATGGCAGCGATACCTTTACTTATATTCGCCAAAGACTCCAGTGGAGCGAGTTCGGGTACGGCAACCGTTACCCTGACCGTTAATCCGGTGAATGACTTGCCTATTGCCGTCAATGACAACTACACCGTCAGTGCTGGGGGCAGTCTCAACAACAACGTGTTGCTGAATGACACCGATATCGAAGATGCCCAACCCCAAACTGCCCAATTGATTAGTGGACCTGCGAGTGACCCGAACTTTACCCTGAATGCCGATGGTAGCTTTACCTACACCCCAGCAATGGCGCTACCAGCGACAGCTTCACCTACATTGCCAAGGATTCCAGTGGAGCGAGTTCGAATACGGCAACGGTCAACCTCACGGTGA
- a CDS encoding beta strand repeat-containing protein yields the protein MSSQPNTAPVAVDDNFPAFNEDTPFSGNVLLNDTDVEDTRPSTAQLITGPANDPNFTLNADGSFNYTPAANFNGSDTFTYIAKDSSGASSGTATVSLTVNPVNDLPVAVNDNFPAFDEDTPFSGNVLLNDTDVEDTRPSTAQLITGPANDPNFTLNADGSFNYTPAANFNGSDTFTYIAKDSSGASSGTATVTLTVNPVNDAPIANPEEYRVATNVPLSVNAASGVLANDTDVDGTLPNAVAGTITTAQGGTVTLNADGSFTYNPTTDFNGTDTFTYEATDGTLTSNLATVTLSIGPDAAPIAVDDSDSSYRTAPDSTLNVSAVFGVLANDTDTDGPTLSAVAGTTTTANNGTVTLNADGSFLYTPKAGFSGTDTFTYQATDSLITSNLATVTVVVGTNAPPVAVDDASTSYRTSTGTPLTISGLNGVLQNDNDGGDGPSLSAVAAVTTTANNGTVTLNSDGSFLYTPQAGFNGNDTFIYQATDGIDVSGLATVTIVVSSNLLPVAQDDTGYRAIANSPLSVDGAASILNNDSDGGDGPTLNAVTGVKTTANSGTVTINADGSFLYTPQTGFTGVDTFTYQATDGIDTSNSATVTINVVTNSAPVVVNDSYVTTINRTLTIPTATIPGVLSNDADVDGNTLAVFPVSLPTHGNLLLNSDGSFTYTPTLNYQGVDFFTYQANDGFTNSANVATVTINVVTNAAPIGNTDTYSVNQNNLITVSAANGVLKNDVDIDPLTANLVSNPGNGTLSFNPDGSFIYQPNAGFSGPIDTFVYRASDGTLTSAPTTVTLSIKTSSTPPTANPNTYSVNANNTLSIPVATGVLVNDTDPEGDRLVASVVSDPTKGTLTLNSNGSFIYQPNANVTGTDTFVYKANDGLNDSNLATVTISIGATNSPPVVNLPGSQVVFRNTDLVITSGLSISDVDAGNNSVRATLSAVSGSLILSTTTGLNVIDADGDKNVIVEGSIASINAALTNLKYRPDFGFTGPDTIVITVDDKGFTGSTGPQTGSGNIAVNVTTGPGLVKDINQTPNEAGTGTNSSTPINLVAAGNFVYFTANDGLEGAELWRSNGTDAGTTLVANINPNSGGSSSPNNLTVVGNTLFFSATDPITGTELWKTDLTTGTTTLVKNINPLTGNSSPSNLVNVNGTLFFRANDGTGLALWKTDGTDIGTVKVGATAGYSQPGSLTAIGSTLYFTSSNGTQLWKTNGTDAGTVLVKDLGTGAGVTSLTAVGTSLFFTAKDSQGVELWRSDGTGTGTTRISDINAGANNASPNNLRSLGGNLYFIANNGTSLGLYKSTATGTVSLVQNLPSAGQAPSSITVVGSTLFFVVDAGTSTTPDLQLWKSDGSTASLVKDINPTGNANPASLTNVNGILLFTANDGSTRLWQSDGTDAGTFAISGAFTGAAPSNLTGVGSRLFFTADNTATGTELWAL from the coding sequence GTGAGCAGCCAGCCGAATACTGCTCCAGTTGCAGTTGATGACAACTTCCCGGCTTTCAACGAAGACACGCCCTTTAGTGGCAATGTGCTGCTGAATGATACCGATGTGGAGGACACCCGACCCTCAACAGCACAACTGATTACGGGACCTGCGAATGACCCGAACTTTACCCTGAATGCCGATGGCAGCTTCAACTACACCCCTGCTGCCAACTTCAATGGCAGCGATACCTTTACTTATATTGCCAAAGACTCCAGTGGAGCGAGTTCGGGTACGGCAACCGTCAGCCTGACCGTCAATCCGGTCAACGACTTGCCCGTAGCAGTGAATGACAACTTCCCTGCCTTTGATGAAGACACGCCCTTTAGTGGCAACGTGCTGCTGAACGACACCGATGTGGAGGATACTCGACCCTCAACCGCCCAACTGATTACGGGACCTGCGAATGACCCCAACTTTACCTTGAATGCCGATGGCAGTTTCAACTACACCCCTGCTGCCAACTTCAATGGCAGCGATACCTTTACCTACATTGCCAAAGACTCCAGTGGAGCGAGTTCGGGTACGGCAACCGTTACCCTGACCGTTAATCCGGTGAATGATGCCCCGATCGCCAATCCGGAGGAATACCGGGTTGCGACCAATGTTCCGTTAAGTGTGAATGCCGCCAGCGGTGTTCTGGCTAACGATACGGATGTGGACGGCACCCTACCAAATGCGGTTGCAGGCACTATTACCACTGCTCAGGGGGGCACCGTCACGCTGAATGCTGATGGTTCCTTTACCTACAACCCGACCACGGACTTTAACGGCACCGACACCTTCACCTATGAAGCAACGGATGGCACTCTCACTTCTAATCTCGCCACCGTTACCCTCAGCATCGGACCAGATGCGGCTCCGATCGCAGTCGATGACAGTGATAGCAGCTATCGGACTGCCCCCGACAGCACCCTCAATGTCTCCGCCGTGTTTGGTGTGCTAGCCAACGACACCGATACGGATGGTCCAACTTTGAGTGCAGTTGCAGGCACTACAACAACGGCTAATAACGGTACGGTTACCCTCAATGCTGATGGTTCCTTCCTCTATACGCCCAAGGCAGGCTTCAGCGGGACAGATACCTTCACTTACCAGGCAACAGATAGCCTGATCACCTCCAATCTGGCAACGGTCACTGTTGTCGTTGGTACCAACGCTCCACCTGTTGCAGTCGATGATGCCAGCACTTCCTATCGCACATCTACAGGCACTCCCTTGACTATATCCGGGTTGAATGGGGTGTTGCAGAACGACAACGATGGTGGTGATGGTCCGTCATTGAGTGCGGTTGCAGCCGTGACGACGACTGCCAATAACGGTACCGTGACCCTCAACTCCGATGGCTCTTTCCTCTACACACCTCAGGCTGGGTTCAATGGCAACGATACCTTTATCTACCAGGCAACCGATGGAATTGATGTCTCAGGGTTGGCGACCGTGACGATTGTTGTTTCCAGCAACCTCCTACCCGTTGCCCAGGATGACACAGGTTACCGGGCGATCGCAAACAGCCCCTTGTCTGTGGATGGGGCAGCCAGCATCCTAAACAACGACTCGGACGGTGGAGATGGTCCCACGCTGAATGCTGTTACGGGTGTCAAAACCACTGCTAACAGTGGCACGGTCACAATTAATGCTGATGGTTCTTTCCTCTACACGCCTCAAACAGGATTTACTGGTGTAGACACCTTCACCTACCAGGCAACGGACGGCATTGATACGTCCAATTCTGCCACCGTTACGATCAATGTTGTGACGAACTCGGCTCCTGTAGTGGTGAATGATTCCTATGTCACAACCATCAATCGCACCCTAACCATTCCAACTGCAACGATTCCCGGTGTGCTGTCAAATGATGCGGATGTGGATGGCAACACCCTGGCGGTTTTCCCGGTTAGCCTGCCAACCCACGGCAACCTGCTCCTGAATAGCGATGGCTCCTTCACTTACACCCCAACTCTGAATTATCAGGGCGTCGATTTCTTTACTTACCAGGCAAATGATGGCTTTACTAACTCGGCAAACGTAGCGACAGTCACCATTAACGTGGTGACCAACGCTGCCCCGATCGGCAACACCGACACCTATAGTGTCAACCAAAATAATCTGATAACCGTCTCGGCGGCTAACGGTGTTCTAAAGAACGATGTGGATATCGATCCGCTGACTGCCAATCTGGTCAGTAATCCTGGCAACGGTACCCTTTCCTTTAACCCTGATGGCTCGTTCATCTACCAACCCAATGCGGGCTTTAGTGGTCCGATCGATACCTTTGTTTACCGGGCAAGCGACGGCACCCTCACCTCTGCCCCTACCACGGTAACGCTTAGCATCAAGACCAGCAGCACCCCGCCAACGGCAAATCCCAATACCTATAGTGTGAATGCCAATAACACCCTGAGTATCCCAGTGGCGACAGGTGTGCTGGTTAACGACACCGATCCAGAGGGCGATCGCCTGGTTGCCAGTGTGGTGTCTGATCCGACGAAAGGAACCCTCACCCTGAATTCCAATGGCTCCTTCATCTATCAGCCGAACGCCAACGTTACAGGCACCGATACCTTTGTTTACAAAGCAAATGATGGGCTGAACGACTCCAACCTGGCGACAGTGACAATCTCTATTGGCGCAACCAACAGCCCGCCTGTGGTCAATCTGCCAGGTAGCCAGGTCGTCTTCCGCAACACAGATTTGGTTATCACCTCCGGTTTAAGCATTAGCGATGTGGATGCCGGAAATAACTCAGTCCGAGCAACCCTGAGTGCTGTCAGCGGTAGTTTAATTCTCAGTACCACAACAGGTTTGAACGTAATTGATGCAGATGGAGACAAGAACGTTATTGTCGAGGGCAGTATTGCCAGCATCAATGCCGCTCTGACCAATCTCAAATATCGTCCTGACTTCGGTTTTACCGGACCTGATACGATCGTCATTACAGTAGACGACAAGGGTTTCACAGGAAGTACAGGCCCTCAAACCGGAAGCGGAAACATTGCAGTGAACGTCACAACTGGACCTGGTTTAGTCAAGGACATCAACCAGACCCCGAATGAAGCGGGCACTGGAACCAATTCCTCAACCCCCATTAATCTGGTCGCAGCAGGCAATTTTGTCTACTTCACCGCAAATGACGGGCTTGAGGGAGCGGAACTCTGGAGGAGCAATGGGACTGATGCCGGAACTACCCTGGTCGCAAACATCAACCCCAATTCGGGTGGGTCTTCATCTCCAAACAATCTCACGGTCGTAGGAAATACTCTGTTCTTCTCTGCCACTGATCCAATCACAGGCACCGAACTTTGGAAGACAGACCTTACTACTGGGACAACTACCCTGGTCAAAAATATCAATCCCCTGACGGGTAATTCGAGTCCTTCAAACCTGGTTAATGTCAACGGTACCCTCTTCTTCCGGGCAAATGATGGAACGGGACTGGCACTCTGGAAGACCGATGGTACGGATATTGGCACGGTTAAGGTTGGTGCTACGGCAGGCTATAGCCAACCGGGTAGTCTGACGGCAATTGGCAGCACCCTCTACTTCACATCCAGCAATGGCACCCAACTGTGGAAAACAAACGGCACTGATGCCGGAACTGTCCTGGTCAAAGACTTGGGGACAGGTGCCGGAGTAACCAGTTTAACTGCGGTGGGTACCAGCCTCTTCTTTACGGCAAAAGATAGCCAGGGTGTTGAACTGTGGCGGAGTGATGGTACGGGAACTGGAACGACCCGCATCTCGGATATCAACGCAGGTGCCAACAACGCCAGTCCCAACAATCTCAGAAGTCTGGGTGGAAACCTGTACTTCATTGCCAACAATGGCACCAGTTTAGGACTGTATAAGAGTACGGCGACTGGAACAGTTTCCCTGGTGCAAAATTTGCCCTCAGCAGGTCAGGCTCCAAGTAGCATTACCGTTGTCGGATCTACGCTTTTCTTCGTGGTCGATGCGGGAACCAGCACCACTCCTGACCTCCAACTTTGGAAGAGTGATGGCTCGACTGCTTCGTTGGTGAAGGATATTAACCCGACTGGCAATGCAAATCCAGCATCCCTAACCAACGTCAATGGCATTCTGCTATTTACAGCCAATGATGGAAGCACCCGCCTGTGGCAGAGTGATGGCACAGATGCAGGCACATTTGCGATCAGCGGTGCCTTTACGGGTGCGGCTCCCAGTAACCTGACGGGTGTGGGTAGCAGGCTTTTCTTTACGGCAGACAACACAGCTACTGGGACTGAATTGTGGGCGCTTTAG